The following DNA comes from Oreochromis niloticus isolate F11D_XX linkage group LG23, O_niloticus_UMD_NMBU, whole genome shotgun sequence.
tggcaacACCCCCCTGGAGAATGCCCTCAAGAACACACTGCGTGTCCTGAAAGTCTGCAACAGGCTGGATGTAAGTTTGTGgtagttttcttttctcttaacTAAATATACATAATTTAAAGGTTGATCTGAACGCACTGCTGTGATGCAGATCCCGGTGTATCGAGGCTGCTCAGAGCCTCTCCTGGCCAAAAAACGCCAAGCTGGGGATTATCTGTTAATGTACAATCTTTAATATGTTTTGTGGGGGGgggccagagggagtgttcgcccagggcgccaaacaggcttgGACCGCCACTGGCTACACCAACAGACTGAGCTCAATTCTGCTTAGTGTTAACTTTTCTGTCTTTatcatctgctgctgctggtaaGTGCTTTTGCTACATTGCTTCTAGTTTAAGTACAATATTTGTTTctcagtccttttttttttgtttgttttttttttgtttagtgagAGAAATCTAGACTGTTGTGGGTTCAAACAAGTCGTTAAAGTCTGGAGTGTTTGAGGTGGTCAGGGACAGTCAGAGGAATGGATGTGGTCTAGAGGCCATATATTTCCCAGGTCTATCCTATACACTAAAAACTAGAAGAATAGTATAAAGGGTCGACTTCAGTGAGTCTAATCAGGATAAAAACGTGAGATATTTAAATAGAATTGATGTCTGCTACCCTGAATGTAACCTAACATTGACCATGAATACCAGTCTCCTGTGTACCAGTCCAACATAGTGCATCACTGTAATCTTCAGCACAATTCTGCAAactaacttcttttttttttttttttttgcactcagCTGTAAGACattttacaaaaatgtaattaagcaACACGTCATGTAAAGGTCCAATATTGGATGTAAAACTGCACATGTGACATAACTTTAAAACTAGAATGGCACATAATGTCTTCTAGAAATTATTTGTCATCAACTTAGTTACAGAAGCCAAACATGTGATTAATTCCACAGAAGGCTGGGTTCATTTCTTTACCCAGAGTGGGGTTTGAACCCACACGGACACATGTCCTTTGAATCTGAAGGTCAATGGCTTCACCACTCAGCCATCCTGGTGCAGCAAAACTGAACTCTGTAACAGACACAGaggtaatattattattatgcttTTCACAAACTTGCatatcaataaaaataaatcctaGTAACGGGGCAGTCTTGCTTTGACAGAGAGAACAAAGTGTGCAACAGCTTTTATTTAACAACTAGATTTGTGCAGTTTGAAGactacaagttaaaaatataaaaataatgcagATTACAGCATCAACACGAGGCCTGTTCCTTTCAGCCACACTGACCCGAACACGCCTGTCAAACAACAGACAATAATTACAGCTTCAAACAGAACCGTAAGAGTTTCCAAAAAGCTGCAGAGAtgattgttcttttcatttttgaaatCTACACAAGcaaaacattaaaaggtggtatGAAGTTTTTCCTAAACAGCAgcgccctctgcagtttgtgtgtggAAGTGcaaaaag
Coding sequences within:
- the LOC109196804 gene encoding uncharacterized protein LOC109196804 produces the protein MKKKLIIDVDTGVDDAQAIMVALAAPNVEILGITCCFGNTPLENALKNTLRVLKVCNRLDIPVYRGCSEPLLAKKRQAGDYLLMYNL